A window of Campylobacter cuniculorum DSM 23162 = LMG 24588 contains these coding sequences:
- the leuC gene encoding 3-isopropylmalate dehydratase large subunit, with product MGKTLYEKVYESHIVFEANNEIPTLYIDRHLIHEVTSPQAFSGLKLSGRKMARADLTLATIDHDVSTQSSNLEACSAMAKEQITTLMQNTKEFGVKLFGLGDKNQGIVHIIGPQLGWTLPGTTLVCGDSHTATHGAFGALAFGIGTSEVEHVMATQTLKQAKLKTMKIECKGKLQKGVYAKDLILYIIGKLGTAGGTGYCIEFCGEAIKALSMESRMTLSNMSIELGAKVGMIAPDEVTFEYIKNKEFAPKGEEFERQVKLWQNLKSDKDAKFDKIIEIDADKIEPQITYGTNPAQVIAINQNIPREQDFDNAVDKKSLKDALAYVGLKEGQKIAGVEIDIVFIGSCTNGRIEDFRIAAEILKGKKIHPEIKALAVPGSMWVREQAQREGLDKIFLEAGFEWRLPGCSMCLAMNDDKAESGQRVASTSNRNFIGRQGKGSITHLMSPASAAAAAIEGKICDLRKYLGV from the coding sequence ATGGGTAAAACTTTATATGAAAAGGTTTATGAGAGTCATATTGTTTTTGAAGCAAATAATGAAATTCCAACCCTTTATATCGACAGACATCTTATACATGAAGTAACGAGTCCTCAAGCTTTTAGCGGACTTAAACTTAGCGGACGCAAGATGGCAAGAGCAGATTTAACCTTAGCAACGATTGATCATGATGTATCCACGCAGAGTTCAAATTTAGAAGCCTGTTCAGCTATGGCAAAAGAACAAATTACAACTTTAATGCAAAATACCAAAGAATTTGGAGTTAAACTCTTTGGTTTAGGAGATAAAAATCAAGGTATAGTGCATATCATAGGACCTCAACTTGGCTGGACCTTGCCGGGTACAACTTTAGTTTGTGGAGATTCTCATACGGCTACACACGGAGCTTTTGGAGCTTTAGCTTTTGGCATTGGCACTTCGGAAGTTGAACATGTAATGGCAACTCAAACACTTAAACAAGCTAAACTTAAAACAATGAAAATCGAATGCAAAGGCAAACTTCAAAAAGGAGTTTATGCTAAAGATTTGATTCTTTATATCATAGGAAAGCTTGGTACAGCTGGAGGGACAGGGTATTGCATTGAATTTTGTGGCGAAGCCATTAAAGCCTTATCAATGGAAAGTCGCATGACTCTTTCAAACATGAGCATAGAACTTGGTGCAAAAGTTGGTATGATAGCTCCCGATGAAGTAACTTTTGAATACATTAAAAATAAAGAATTTGCACCCAAAGGCGAAGAATTTGAAAGACAAGTTAAGCTTTGGCAAAATTTAAAAAGTGACAAAGATGCAAAATTTGATAAAATTATAGAAATTGATGCGGATAAAATCGAACCTCAAATCACATATGGGACAAATCCGGCTCAAGTCATTGCAATCAATCAAAACATCCCAAGAGAGCAAGATTTTGATAATGCAGTGGATAAAAAATCTTTAAAAGATGCTTTAGCTTATGTAGGACTTAAAGAAGGACAAAAAATTGCAGGAGTGGAGATTGATATTGTTTTTATAGGTTCTTGCACAAATGGACGCATTGAAGATTTTAGAATTGCAGCGGAAATTTTAAAGGGTAAAAAGATTCATCCTGAAATCAAAGCCTTAGCTGTGCCGGGCTCTATGTGGGTTAGAGAGCAAGCACAAAGAGAAGGTTTGGACAAAATTTTTCTTGAAGCAGGTTTTGAATGGAGGCTTCCGGGTTGTTCAATGTGTCTTGCAATGAATGATGATAAAGCTGAATCAGGGCAAAGAGTTGCTTCAACTT
- the rplA gene encoding 50S ribosomal protein L1, whose protein sequence is MAKITKRLKELSQKIDSSKNYALNEAIEVVKTLASAKFDETVELALKLNVDPRHADQMVRGSVVLPAGTGKKVRVAVIAKDAKADEAKNAGADIVGSDDLVEEIQKGNIHFDVLIATPNLMGLVGKVGRILGPKGLMPNPKTGTVTMDVALAVNNAKSGQVNFRVDKQGNIHAGLGKVSFSKEQLWENISSFVKAINKHKPAAAKGRYIKNAALSLTMSPSLKLETQELLDMK, encoded by the coding sequence ATGGCTAAAATAACAAAAAGATTAAAAGAATTATCTCAAAAGATTGACTCAAGTAAAAATTATGCTTTAAATGAAGCAATTGAAGTTGTAAAAACTTTAGCTTCTGCTAAATTTGATGAAACGGTTGAACTTGCTCTTAAACTCAATGTTGATCCAAGACATGCAGACCAAATGGTTAGAGGTTCTGTCGTGTTACCTGCGGGGACAGGCAAAAAAGTTCGCGTAGCTGTGATTGCAAAAGATGCTAAGGCAGATGAGGCTAAAAATGCGGGAGCAGATATTGTTGGAAGTGATGATTTGGTTGAAGAAATTCAAAAAGGCAATATTCATTTTGATGTGTTAATTGCTACTCCAAATTTAATGGGACTTGTAGGAAAAGTAGGACGCATTTTAGGACCAAAAGGTCTAATGCCAAATCCAAAAACCGGCACTGTAACTATGGATGTGGCTTTAGCGGTAAATAATGCTAAGAGCGGACAGGTTAATTTTCGCGTTGATAAACAAGGCAATATCCATGCGGGGCTTGGAAAAGTAAGCTTTTCTAAAGAGCAGCTTTGGGAAAATATTTCAAGTTTTGTAAAAGCAATCAATAAGCATAAACCTGCAGCTGCAAAAGGCAGATATATTAAAAATGCAGCCCTATCTTTAACAATGAGTCCTTCTTTAAAGCTTGAAACTCAAGAACTTTTAGATATGAAATAA
- the rplK gene encoding 50S ribosomal protein L11, which translates to MAKKVVGEIKLQIAATKANPSPPVGPALGQQGVNIMEFCKAFNERTKDMAGFNIPVVITVYADKSFTFITKQPPATDLIKKAAGISKGADNPLKNKVGKLTRSQVLDIVEKKLADLNTKDKEQAAKIIAGSARSMGVEIVD; encoded by the coding sequence ATGGCTAAAAAAGTTGTAGGAGAAATTAAATTGCAAATTGCAGCCACAAAGGCGAATCCATCACCTCCTGTCGGTCCGGCTTTAGGACAGCAGGGTGTTAATATTATGGAATTTTGTAAAGCTTTTAATGAGAGAACAAAAGATATGGCAGGTTTTAATATTCCTGTTGTCATCACTGTTTATGCGGATAAAAGTTTTACTTTTATTACAAAGCAACCCCCTGCTACAGATTTAATCAAAAAAGCAGCAGGTATCAGTAAAGGTGCGGATAATCCCCTTAAAAATAAAGTGGGTAAATTAACGCGTAGTCAAGTTTTAGATATAGTTGAAAAAAAACTTGCAGACTTAAACACTAAAGACAAAGAACAAGCAGCAAAGATTATTGCTGGTTCAGCTCGATCTATGGGTGTTGAAATTGTCGATTGA
- the secE gene encoding preprotein translocase subunit SecE — MEKLITYFKLSKVELGKVIFPLKEQVRNAYLAVFIVVTVISLFLALVDWIMSSIVSLVV, encoded by the coding sequence ATGGAAAAATTAATAACTTATTTTAAATTGTCAAAAGTCGAATTAGGGAAAGTAATTTTTCCTTTAAAAGAACAGGTAAGAAATGCTTATCTTGCTGTTTTTATAGTGGTTACTGTGATTTCTTTATTTTTAGCATTGGTTGATTGGATTATGTCCTCCATTGTTTCTTTGGTTGTATAA
- the leuB gene encoding 3-isopropylmalate dehydrogenase, translating into MNSYKIAVLAGDGIGPLVMKEALKILAFIAKKYNFEFEFKEAKIGGASIDAYGVALSDETLKLCENSDAILFGSVGGPKWDNLPIEQRPERASLLPLRKHFNLFANFRPAKIYAGLEHLSPLKDEIIAKGVDILCVRELTSGIYFGKPRGIEKQNDEFYAFDTEFYKESEIKRIARVAFESARMRKKNLVSVDKANVLQSSILWRKIVDELSKEYKDVSLTHMYVDNAAMQLVKNPSQFDVMLCSNLFGDILSDEMAMITGSMGMLSSASLNEKKFGLYEPAGGSAPDIAHLNIANPIAQILSAALMLRYSLDEVKAADEIDNAVCKALEKGNYTKDLNANSYLNTDEMGDAILKILEQNYG; encoded by the coding sequence ATGAATTCCTATAAAATAGCTGTTCTAGCAGGAGATGGTATAGGACCTTTGGTGATGAAAGAAGCCCTTAAAATTTTGGCTTTCATCGCTAAAAAATATAATTTTGAATTTGAATTTAAAGAAGCAAAAATAGGAGGAGCGTCTATTGATGCCTATGGGGTGGCTTTGAGTGATGAAACCTTAAAGCTCTGTGAAAATTCAGATGCCATCTTATTTGGTTCAGTTGGTGGTCCTAAATGGGATAATTTACCTATAGAACAAAGACCAGAAAGGGCTTCGTTGCTTCCTTTAAGAAAGCATTTTAATTTATTTGCAAATTTTCGTCCGGCAAAAATTTATGCAGGTTTGGAGCATTTATCGCCCTTAAAAGATGAAATTATTGCTAAAGGGGTGGATATTTTATGCGTAAGAGAACTTACGAGTGGAATTTATTTTGGAAAGCCAAGAGGTATTGAAAAGCAAAATGACGAATTTTATGCTTTTGATACAGAATTTTATAAAGAAAGTGAGATTAAAAGAATTGCTCGTGTAGCCTTTGAAAGTGCGAGAATGAGGAAAAAAAATCTTGTTTCAGTGGATAAGGCGAATGTTTTACAAAGCTCAATTTTATGGCGTAAAATTGTAGATGAACTTTCAAAGGAATACAAAGATGTAAGCCTCACTCATATGTATGTGGATAATGCGGCTATGCAACTGGTTAAAAACCCTTCTCAATTTGATGTAATGCTTTGCTCAAATCTTTTTGGTGATATACTCTCTGATGAAATGGCGATGATTACAGGTTCTATGGGTATGCTTTCTTCAGCAAGTTTAAATGAGAAGAAATTTGGGCTTTATGAACCTGCTGGTGGTTCTGCTCCGGATATTGCACATTTAAATATCGCTAATCCTATTGCACAAATTTTAAGTGCGGCTTTAATGTTAAGGTATTCTTTAGATGAAGTCAAAGCAGCCGATGAAATCGATAATGCAGTCTGCAAAGCCCTAGAAAAAGGGAATTACACAAAGGATTTAAATGCAAATTCTTATTTAAACACTGATGAAATGGGCGATGCAATTTTAAAAATTTTGGAGCAAAATTATGGGTAA
- the tuf gene encoding elongation factor Tu, which produces MAKEKFSRNKPHVNIGTIGHVDHGKTTLTAAISAVLSRKGLAELKDYDNIDNAPEEKERGITIATSHIEYETDNRHYAHVDCPGHADYVKNMITGAAQMDGAILVVSAADGPMPQTREHILLSRQVGVPYIVVFMNKADMVDDAELLELVEMEIRELLSSYDFPGDDTPIIAGSALKALEEAKAGQDGEWSAKVLDLMAAVDSYIPTPVRDTEKDFLMPIEDVFSISGRGTVVTGRIEKGVVKVGDTIEIVGIRDTQTTTVTGVEMFRKEMDQGEAGDNVGVLLRGTKKEEVIRGMVLAKPKSITPHTDFEAEVYILNKDEGGRHTPFFNNYRPQFYVRTTDVTGSIKLAEGTEMVMPGENVRITVSLIAPVALEEGTRFAIREGGKTVGSGVVSKIIK; this is translated from the coding sequence ATGGCTAAAGAAAAATTTTCTCGTAACAAGCCACATGTGAATATCGGCACTATCGGTCACGTTGACCACGGAAAAACTACTTTGACAGCTGCGATTTCTGCTGTTTTATCAAGAAAAGGTTTAGCAGAGCTTAAAGATTATGATAATATCGATAATGCTCCAGAGGAAAAAGAACGTGGTATTACGATTGCTACTTCTCATATTGAGTATGAAACAGACAATCGCCATTACGCACATGTGGATTGCCCGGGACACGCTGATTATGTTAAAAATATGATTACAGGTGCAGCTCAAATGGATGGGGCTATTCTTGTTGTTTCTGCTGCAGATGGTCCTATGCCTCAAACAAGAGAGCATATTCTTCTTTCGCGTCAAGTTGGCGTCCCTTATATCGTTGTTTTTATGAATAAGGCTGATATGGTTGATGATGCTGAACTTTTAGAGCTCGTTGAAATGGAGATTAGAGAATTATTAAGTTCTTATGATTTTCCCGGTGATGATACTCCTATTATTGCGGGTTCTGCACTTAAAGCTTTGGAGGAAGCTAAAGCTGGACAAGATGGAGAATGGTCTGCAAAAGTTTTAGACCTTATGGCTGCAGTCGATAGTTATATTCCAACTCCGGTACGTGATACTGAAAAAGATTTTTTAATGCCTATTGAAGATGTTTTTTCGATTTCAGGTCGTGGAACTGTTGTTACAGGTAGAATTGAAAAAGGTGTGGTTAAAGTAGGAGATACCATTGAAATTGTAGGGATTAGAGATACTCAAACTACAACTGTTACCGGTGTTGAAATGTTTAGAAAAGAAATGGATCAAGGTGAGGCTGGAGATAATGTCGGCGTTTTACTTCGCGGAACTAAAAAAGAAGAAGTTATTCGTGGTATGGTTCTTGCTAAACCAAAATCAATTACCCCTCATACAGATTTTGAAGCAGAAGTTTATATTTTAAATAAAGATGAGGGAGGACGCCATACTCCATTTTTTAACAATTATAGACCGCAATTTTATGTTAGAACAACCGATGTTACAGGTTCTATCAAACTTGCTGAAGGCACAGAAATGGTTATGCCGGGTGAAAATGTTAGAATCACAGTAAGCCTTATAGCTCCAGTAGCTCTTGAGGAAGGGACTCGTTTTGCGATTCGTGAAGGTGGCAAAACCGTTGGTTCTGGTGTTGTTTCTAAGATTATTAAATAA
- the rpmG gene encoding 50S ribosomal protein L33 yields MRVKIGLKCEECGDINYSTYKNSKNTTEKLELKKYCPRLKKHTLHKEVKLKS; encoded by the coding sequence ATGAGAGTGAAGATTGGTTTAAAATGTGAAGAATGTGGTGATATTAATTACAGCACTTATAAAAATAGTAAAAATACAACTGAAAAGCTAGAATTAAAAAAATATTGCCCAAGACTTAAGAAGCATACGCTTCATAAAGAAGTTAAATTAAAAAGTTAA
- the rplL gene encoding 50S ribosomal protein L7/L12 → MAITKEDVLEYISNLSVLELSELVKEFEEKFGVSAAPVVVAGGGGGGAVAAAEEKTEFDLVLTDSGAKKIEVIKIVRSLTGLGLKEAKDAVEQTPSTLKEGMAKADAEEAKKQLEGAGAKVELK, encoded by the coding sequence ATGGCAATTACTAAAGAAGATGTATTAGAGTATATTTCAAATTTAAGTGTTCTTGAATTATCAGAACTAGTAAAAGAATTTGAGGAAAAATTCGGTGTTTCTGCAGCTCCTGTTGTTGTAGCAGGTGGAGGCGGAGGAGGTGCTGTTGCCGCAGCTGAAGAAAAAACAGAATTTGATTTGGTTTTAACAGATAGTGGTGCTAAGAAAATTGAAGTCATTAAAATTGTCCGCTCTTTAACAGGACTTGGACTTAAAGAAGCAAAAGATGCGGTAGAGCAAACCCCTTCTACTCTAAAAGAAGGTATGGCTAAAGCTGATGCTGAAGAAGCTAAGAAACAACTTGAAGGAGCTGGTGCTAAGGTTGAGCTTAAATAA
- the rplJ gene encoding 50S ribosomal protein L10, producing the protein MTKSEKIQIVAKLEEGFRASEAIVVCNYKGLSTKKLEELRNNARENNVKVQIIKNTLARIALENSDKKGLELKDTNVYLWGEDYLNVSKVAAKFEENNEFFQIKTAFIENEIADIAKVRALAKMPSRNELLAMLLQVWNAPITNFTIGLNALKNKKESE; encoded by the coding sequence ATGACCAAAAGTGAAAAGATTCAAATCGTTGCAAAACTTGAAGAAGGTTTTAGAGCGAGTGAAGCTATCGTGGTTTGTAACTATAAAGGTCTAAGCACGAAAAAACTTGAAGAGTTAAGAAATAATGCGAGAGAAAACAATGTTAAAGTTCAAATCATTAAAAATACTTTAGCTCGTATTGCACTTGAGAATTCCGATAAAAAAGGTTTAGAACTTAAAGATACGAATGTTTATCTTTGGGGTGAAGATTATCTTAATGTTTCAAAAGTGGCTGCTAAATTTGAAGAGAATAATGAATTTTTCCAAATTAAAACCGCCTTCATAGAAAATGAAATCGCAGATATTGCTAAGGTTAGAGCTCTTGCTAAGATGCCTTCGCGTAATGAGTTGCTTGCTATGCTTTTGCAAGTTTGGAATGCACCTATTACAAATTTTACAATAGGTTTAAATGCACTCAAAAATAAAAAAGAATCAGAATAA
- the nusG gene encoding transcription termination/antitermination protein NusG, which translates to MNTYKWYAIQTYAGSEMAVKRAIENLVKDNGIEERLKEIVVPTEDVIEFKNGKEKISERSLYSGYVFANLDLNTELWHRIQSLPKVGRFIGESKKPTPLSEKDINLILEKAHNKSAPKPKISFETGENVRIIEGPFANFTGMVEEYDMVRGLLKLNVSIFGRSTPVEILYSQVEKII; encoded by the coding sequence ATGAATACTTATAAGTGGTATGCAATTCAAACTTATGCTGGAAGTGAGATGGCTGTAAAAAGAGCAATTGAAAATTTGGTTAAAGACAATGGGATTGAAGAAAGACTTAAAGAAATCGTTGTTCCAACTGAAGATGTGATTGAATTTAAGAATGGAAAAGAAAAAATTAGTGAAAGAAGTTTGTATTCAGGTTATGTTTTTGCAAATCTTGATTTAAATACAGAACTCTGGCATCGCATTCAATCTCTTCCAAAGGTTGGTCGTTTTATTGGAGAGTCTAAAAAGCCTACTCCTTTGAGTGAAAAAGATATTAATTTAATCCTAGAAAAAGCTCATAATAAATCTGCACCTAAACCTAAAATTTCTTTTGAAACAGGAGAAAATGTCAGAATCATCGAAGGACCTTTTGCAAATTTTACAGGTATGGTAGAAGAATACGACATGGTACGCGGTTTGTTAAAGCTTAATGTTTCTATTTTTGGACGCTCAACGCCGGTAGAAATTTTATATTCTCAAGTTGAGAAAATTATTTGA
- the leuA gene encoding 2-isopropylmalate synthase: protein MKDKKIIIFDSTLRDGEQALQQSLSLNQKLQIALALENLGVDVIEAGFPVSSPGDFNSVQSIAKNVKNSIVCALSRVVDKDIDACYEALKVAQHFRIHTFIATSDLHMKDKLKKDFNEVLIMAQNAIKRARNYTDDVEFSCEDAGRTPIDNLCKIVEEAIKAGAKTINIPDTVGYTLPYEFGEIIKNLFNRVPNIDKAIISVHCHNDLGMATGNSLSAIMQGARQIECAMNGLGERAGNCALEEVVMAIKTRTQFLDGLYTDIIHENIAKTSKLVAAICNEPVPSHKAIVGSNAFSHSSGIHQDGVLKNRETYEIMTPQSIGINDNRMLMTARSGRHMIKICLDNLGYAANTYNLDDVYARFLKLADKKGQVYDYDLEALMFLSQDKEEQMGFVLENLNVISGAKGVIPTASVKMSIDGELKTESSTGNGPVEAVFNCITRLTQIECLLKNYNISAKGSGVDAQGQVDVDVEFKGRRFHGKGLSTDVIEASAEAFISVFNAIHRYLLIEDVKRNAG from the coding sequence ATGAAAGACAAAAAAATTATAATTTTTGATTCTACTTTAAGAGATGGAGAGCAAGCTTTACAGCAATCTTTAAGCCTCAATCAAAAACTGCAAATCGCTCTTGCTCTTGAAAATTTAGGTGTTGATGTCATAGAAGCGGGTTTTCCTGTTTCTTCACCGGGTGATTTTAATTCTGTTCAAAGCATAGCAAAAAATGTTAAAAATTCTATAGTCTGTGCTTTAAGTCGCGTTGTGGATAAAGACATAGATGCTTGTTATGAAGCTTTAAAGGTTGCCCAGCATTTTAGAATTCATACTTTTATAGCAACTTCTGATTTGCATATGAAAGATAAATTAAAAAAAGATTTTAATGAAGTTTTAATTATGGCACAAAACGCTATAAAAAGAGCAAGAAATTACACTGATGATGTGGAATTTTCTTGTGAAGATGCTGGAAGAACGCCTATTGATAATCTTTGTAAAATTGTTGAAGAGGCTATAAAAGCGGGAGCTAAGACGATTAATATCCCTGATACTGTAGGTTATACTTTACCTTATGAATTTGGAGAAATCATTAAAAATTTATTCAACCGCGTACCAAATATTGATAAAGCCATAATTTCTGTGCATTGTCATAATGATTTAGGTATGGCAACAGGAAACAGCCTTAGTGCAATAATGCAAGGAGCCAGACAAATCGAATGTGCAATGAATGGACTTGGCGAGAGAGCTGGAAATTGTGCTCTTGAAGAAGTGGTTATGGCGATTAAGACAAGGACGCAATTTTTAGATGGGCTTTATACAGATATTATCCACGAAAATATTGCCAAAACTTCAAAGCTTGTTGCAGCAATTTGCAATGAACCTGTGCCTTCACATAAAGCTATAGTAGGAAGTAATGCTTTTTCACATAGTTCGGGCATTCATCAAGATGGTGTGCTTAAAAACCGAGAAACTTATGAGATAATGACTCCGCAAAGTATAGGCATTAACGATAATAGAATGCTAATGACAGCAAGAAGCGGACGCCATATGATTAAAATTTGTCTTGATAATCTTGGTTATGCTGCAAATACCTATAATTTAGATGATGTTTATGCAAGATTTTTAAAACTTGCAGATAAAAAGGGACAGGTGTATGATTATGATTTAGAAGCCTTAATGTTTTTAAGTCAAGATAAAGAAGAACAAATGGGTTTTGTGCTCGAAAATCTTAATGTCATCAGTGGTGCTAAAGGGGTTATCCCTACTGCTTCGGTCAAAATGAGTATTGATGGAGAATTAAAAACAGAATCAAGCACAGGAAATGGACCTGTGGAAGCTGTGTTTAATTGCATTACAAGATTAACACAGATTGAATGTTTGCTTAAAAATTATAATATCAGTGCAAAAGGTTCAGGAGTTGATGCACAAGGACAAGTTGATGTTGATGTTGAATTTAAAGGCAGAAGATTCCACGGAAAAGGCTTATCTACTGATGTTATAGAGGCTTCAGCAGAAGCTTTTATAAGTGTTTTTAATGCAATCCATAGATATTTACTCATAGAAGATGTCAAAAGGAATGCAGGATGA